The following coding sequences are from one Anguilla rostrata isolate EN2019 chromosome 16, ASM1855537v3, whole genome shotgun sequence window:
- the LOC135242035 gene encoding cadherin-15-like yields MAIGFQTWLCVLVAVISQVSCVTKTGQQDPNPAVLYPWRRGTGGRAITGLSRVKRDWIIPPIRVSENSKQVPEYLVQIKSDKVFTSEVIYKLEGPGVDQEPKDFFEIEDHTGWIKSKMPLDREKHSSFKLKAFALSPSGERLESPSTIEIVVLDQNDNRPDFTQKQFVGYVPEFSIPGTAVTNVSATDADDPATENAALSYSIIRQESIPPLRVTKTMFGINNQTGTIYTRDVGLDREEVKAFKLTLQVADMSGEGLSDVASALIHVSDINNNAPQFVSDHYTMIAVENRIKEEIGRVSSTDNDEPNTENWRTKYTIAQGDMNGHFSVRTDPTTNEGIISVVKPLDYESQKEHQLILTLENEAPLSSKAPQEAASSATVTIIVTNENEAPRFIKDPIRLEALESAAPGTTLAQDIAFDPDNAKLRYEVEYDPEEWLSVDPETGEIRTQKAFNLRSPHVKNGIYHAVIKVTDTDLGGVSATASVELTLQETNDFAPQLFPLSGTVCRNSAHAGLLLSAKDQDQAPQAEPFAFQLISDLEGALNWTIVQVNETHAVLQTLTEVESGLYFLPVLVSDAGTPTLSAASVVNVTVCHCDQAGECKAMAAAFLSTKVGLSFAALLVIIGSVLLLLLLLLLVVAVGNCRRHHLQKGALLGGVSDDDIRDNILNYDEQGGGEEDENAYNIEQLRNPNEVIPPPGSALPKGKQPLRKDAPHNLPSPAYPRKAPGDPTDIEDFINDGLEAADSDPNVPPYDTALIYDYEGDGSLAGSLSSIASASSDGDHDYDYLNDWGPRFQKLADMYDPR; encoded by the exons ATGGCCATCGGGTTTCAGACGTGGTTATGTGTGCTGGTGGCTGTGATTTCTCAG GTCAGCTGTGTCACCAAGACGGGGCAGCAGGATCCAAACCCAGCTGTTTTGTACCCATGGAGACgggggacagggggcagggCAATCACGGGCCTCAGCAGAGTCAAAAGAGACTGGATCATTCCCCCCATCAGAGTCTCCGAAAACAGCAAGCAGGTCCCTGAATACCTGGTCCAG ATCAAATCAGACAAGGTTTTCACCAGTGAGGTCATCTACAAACTGGAAGGGCCAGGGGTAGACCAGGAGCCTAAAGACTTCTTTGAAATTGAGGACCACACCGGATGGATCAAGAGCAAGATGCCCCTCgacagagaaaaacacagcagtttCAAG CTCAAAGCCTTTGCCCTGTCACCAAGTGGAGAGCGACTGGAGAGCCCGTCGACCATAGAGATTGTGGTGTTGGACCAGAATGACAACAGGCCAGACTTCACCCAGAAACAATTTGTCGGATATGTCCCAGAATTCTCTATACCTG GTACCGCCGTCACAAATGTGTCGGCGACAGACGCTGACGACCCAGCGACGGAGAACGCAGCGCTGAGCTACTCCATCATCCGGCAGGAGAGCATCCCCCCCCTCCGCGTCACCAAGACCATGTTCGGCATCAACAACCAAACGGGGACGATCTACACGCGGGACGTGGGCCTGGATCGAGAG GAGGTGAAGGCCTTCAAACTGACGCTGCAGGTGGCTGATATGTCCGGAGAGGGACTGTCAGATGTGGCTTCTGCTCTCATACACGTCTCAGACATCAATAACAACGCTCCTCAGTTTGTCTCTGACCAC TACACAATGATAGCTGTGGAGAACAGAATTAAGGAGGAGATTGGCAGAGTCAGTTCAACTGACAACGATgaaccaaacacagaaaactggAGAACTAAGTATACCATCGCCCAAGGGGACATGAATGGGCACTTTTCTGTCCGAACAGACCCCACCACAAATGAGGGAATTATATCTGTGGTGAAG CCTCTGGACTATGAGTCTCAGAAGGAGCATCAGCTAATCCTGACCCTCGAGAACGAGGCTCCACTCAGTTCCAAGGCACCCCAGGAGGCCGCCAGCAGTGCCACGGTAACCATCATAGTAACCAATGAAAACGAGGCCCCGCGCTTCATAAAAGACCCAATCAGGTTGGAGGCCCTGGAGTCAGCTGCTCCAGGAACCACACTGGCCCAAGACATTGCCTTTGACCCTGACAATGCAAAGCTGAG ATATGAAGTTGAGTATGACCCTGAGGAGTGGCTCTCAGTAGACCCTGAAACTGGAGAAATCAGAACCCAAAAGGCATTCAACCTGCGGTCACCCCATGTTAAAAACGGCATATACCATGCTGTAATCAAAGTTACAGACACTG ACCTGGGCGGTGTCTCCGCCACAGCCTCCGTGGAGCTCACGCTGCAGGAGACCAATGACTTTGCGCCGCAGCTCTTCCCTCTTAGCGGCACCGTGTGCCGCAACTCTGCCCATGCTGGCCTTCTCCTGAGTGCCAAAGACCAGGACCAGGCACCCCAAGCTGAACCCTTCGCCTTCCAGCTCATTTCTGACTTGGAGGGAGCCCTCAACTGGACCATAGTCCAGGTCAACG agACACACGCAGTCTTGCAAACTCTGACAGAGGTGGAGTCGGGCCTGTACTTTCTCCCAGTCTTAGTGTCTGATGCAGGCACGCCCACTCTCTCCGCTGCCAGCGTGGTCAATGTGACGGTGTGCCATTGTGACCAGGCCGGTGAATGTAAGGCCATGGCGGCAGCATTCCTCTCCACTAAAGTGGGACTCAGCTTCGCCGCCCTACTGGTCATCATCGGCAGcgtcctgctcctgctct taCTGCTGCTCCTGGTGGTCGCAGTGGGGAACTGCAGACGGCATCACTTACAGAAGGGAGCGCTTTTAGGAGGGGTGTCAGATGATGACATTCGTGACAACATTCTGAACTATGATGAGCAGGGCGGCGGAGAGGAAGATGAG AATGCATACAACATTGAGCAGCTGAGGAACCCCAATGAGGTGATCCCCCCTCCAGGCTCGGCCCTGCCTAAAGGGAAACAGCCTCTCCGAAAAGACGCCCCCCACAATTTACCCTCCCCTGCCTACCCACGGAAAGCCCCAGGAGACCCCACTGACATTGAGGACTTCATCAATGAT GGCCTGGAAGCAGCGGACAGCGACCCCAACGTGCCGCCTTATGACACTGCGCTCATCTATGACTACGAGGGGGACGGGTCGCTGGCGGGCAGCCTGAGCTCCATCGCCTCGGCCAGCTCGGACGGGGATCACGACTACGACTACCTCAACGACTGGGGGCCGCGCTTCCAAAAACTGGCCGACATGTATGACCCACGTTAG